In one window of Miscanthus floridulus cultivar M001 unplaced genomic scaffold, ASM1932011v1 os_2144_1_2, whole genome shotgun sequence DNA:
- the LOC136534652 gene encoding callose synthase 11-like, producing MSLLRNRRAAAAAAAAAAAAAGGGGNPEPAAYNIIPIHDVVMNGDHPSLQFPEVRAAVAALAHAADLPTPPLARAWDAFRADLFDWLGATFGFQLDNVRNQREHLVLLLANAQLRKGGTLPTDHPADVLHHSVARDIRRKLLKNYKAWCSYLGKRPHVHVPPSGGRHVAQGQGVGPDTRRDLLYTALYLLIWGEAANLRFMPECLCYIFHYMALDLNHVIDQSIDIETGRLSIPAVHGEDAFLEKVVKPIYDVLKAEVDFSRNGTKPHSAWRNYDDVNEYFWSRRVFRRLQWPLSPARSFFIQPGNPGRIGKTGFVEQRSFWNVYRSFDRVWVMLILFFQAAMIVAWDGRTPWDSLRYRDIQVRVLSVFITWAALRIVQAVLDAGTQYSLVRRDTILLAVRMVLKMLVAVGWTITFTVLYVRMWDQRWHDRRWSFSANSRVLNYLEAAAVFLIPQVLALVLFIVPWIRNFLEKTNWRILYVLTWWFQTRTFVGRGVREGLIDNIKYTAFWVCLLTAKFSFSYFLQIRPMVGPTKTIRGLHDIKRNWFEFMPHTERIAIIFLWAPVVLIYLMDIQIWYAIFSSLTGALIGLFSHLGEIRSVEQLRLRFQFFASAMQFNLMPEEHLDAVRGGLRSKFYDAINRIKLRYGFGRPYRKIEANEVEAKRFALIWNEIIQTFREEDIISDKEVEVLELPPVVWKIRVVRWPCFLLNNELLLALSQAKALVADDRAHWTRICNNEYRRCAVIEAYDSIRHLLLEIIEDRTDEHIIFNQLFFAFDAAMENGKFCEEYKLELLPEIHSSVITLVELLLKEKKDQTKIVNTLQTLYVFAIHDFPKNKKDMEQLRQERLAPSTLEESRLLFEDVIKCPGNDDVSFYKQVRRLHTILTSRDSMNNVPKNPEARRRITFFSNSLFMNMPRAPTVEKMMAFSVLTPYYNEDVMYNKDQLRRENEDGVSILFYLQKIYEDDWGNFLERMQREGMTDDNEIWAGKYQELRLWASYRGQTLARTVRGMMYYHRALKMLAFLDTASEVDITEGTKHLASFGSIRHENDVYPMNGGFRRQPQRRLDRGTSTVSQLFKGQEDGAALMKYTYVVACQIYGKQKIAKDQRAEDILTLMKKNEALRVAYVDEVHHQGYTQYYSVLVKFDQGLQKEVEIYRIRLPGELKLGEGKPENQNHAIIFTRGDAVQTIDMNQDNYFEEALKMRNLLEQYNYYHGSSKPTLLGVREHVFTGSVSSLAWFMSAQETSFVTLGQRVLANPLKVRMHYGHPDVFDRLWFLTRGGISKASRVINISEDIFAGFNCTLRGGNVSHHEYIQVGKGRDVGLNQISMFEAKVSSGNGEQTLSRDVYRLGHRLDFFRMLSVFYTTVGFYFNTMLVVLTVYTFVWGRLYLALSGLEAGIQGSANSTNNKALGTVLNQQFIIQLGFFTALPMIIENSLEQGFLPAIWDFFTMQMNFSSVFYTFSMGTKSHYYGRTILHGGAKYRATGRGFVVQHKSFAENYRLYARSHFIKAIELGIILTVYAAHSVIAKNTLVYIIMNISSWFLVVSWIMAPFAFNPSGFDWLKTVYDFDDFMNWIWYPGGLFSKPEQSWEVWWYEEQDHLRTTGLWGKILEILLDLRYFFFQFGVVYQLKIANNSRSIAVYLLSWICVAVIFGVFVLMSYARDKYAAKEHLYYRVVQTAVIILAVLVLILFLKFTRFEIIDIFTSLLAFIPTGWGLISIAQVIRPFIESTVVWSSIISVARLYEILLGAFIMAPVALLSWLPGFQEMQTRVLFNEGFSRGLQISRILTGKKTNTV from the coding sequence ATGAGCCTACTCCGCaaccgccgcgccgccgctgctgctgctgctgcggcggcggcggcggcgggaggtgGGGGAAACCCGGAGCCTGCGGCGTACAACATCATCCCGATCCACGACGTGGTGATGAACGGGGACCACCCGTCGCTGCAGTTCCCGGAGGTGCGCGCGGCCGTGGCGGCGCTGGCGCACGCGGCGGACCTGCCGACGCCGCCGCTCGCCCGCGCCTGGGACGCCTTCCGCGCCGACCTCTTCGACTGGCTCGGTGCCACCTTCGGCTTCCAGCTCGACAACGTCCGCAACCAGCGGGAGCACCTCGTGCTCCTCCTCGCCAACGCGCAGCTCCGCAAGGGCGGGACCCTCCCCACCGACCACCCCGCCGACGTACTCCACCACTCCGTCGCGCGGGACATCCGGAGGAAGCTCCTCAAGAACTACAAGGCCTGGTGCTCCTACCTCGGCAAGAGGCCGCACGTCCATGTGCCGCCCAGCGGCGGACGCCATGTCGCGCAGGGTCAGGGGGTCGGCCCGGACACGCGCCGCGATCTACTGTACACCGCTTTGTACCTCCTCATCTGGGGCGAGGCGGCCAATCTGAGGTTCATGCCGGAGTGCCTCTGCTACATCTTCCACTACATGGCGCTCGACCTCAACCATGTCATCGACCAGTCGATTGATATCGAGACAGGGCGGCTATCTATTCCTGCGGTGCACGGTGAGGATGCTTTCCTTGAGAAGGTTGTGAAGCCGATATATGACGTGCTCAAGGCCGAGGTGGACTTCAGCCGGAATGGGACCAAGCCACACTCGGCCTGGAGGAACTATGATGACGTGAATGAGTACTTCTGGAGCCGCCGAGTTTTCAGGCGGCTCCAGTGGCCCCTGTCACCAGCCAGGAGCTTCTTTATACAGCCAGGAAACCCTGGCCGTATTGGCAAGACTGGTTTTGTTGAGCAGAGGTCGTTCTGGAATGTGTACCGCAGCTTTGATCGGGTATGGGTGATGCTCATTCTGTTCTTTCAAGCAGCAATGATCGTTGCATGGGATGGCCGCACTCCGTGGGATAGCCTTCGCTACCGTGACATCCAGGTCCGGGTGCTGTCTGTGTTCATCACCTGGGCTGCGCTGCGCATTGTGCAGGCAGTGCTTGATGCAGGCACACAATACAGTCTCGTGAGGAGAGATACTATATTGCTCGCTGTCCGAATGGTGCTCAAAATGCTTGTTGCTGTTGGGTGGACTATCACATTTACTGTGCTCTATGTTCGAATGTGGGATCAGAGGTGGCACGATCGCAGGTGGTCTTTTTCTGCCAATTCCAGGGTGTTAAACTACCTTGAGGCAGCTGCTGTGTTTCTCATCCCACAGGTGCTTGCACTTGTGCTCTTCATCGTCCCATGGATTCGGAATTTTTTGGAGAAAACCAATTGGCGAATTCTATATGTGCTCACCTGGTGGTTCCAGACCCGTACATTTGTTGGACGTGGTGTGAGGGAGGGCCTCATTGATAACATCAAGTATACCGCATTCTGGGTGTGCCTTCTCACTGCTAAATTCAGCTTCAGTTACTTTCTCCAGATTAGGCCGATGGTGGGGCCAACAAAGACTATTCGCGGCCTCCATGACATTAAGCGTAACTGGTTTGAGTTTATGCCTCACACAGAGCGGATTGCTATAATCTTTCTGTGGGCTCCAGTTGTTCTTATTTATCTCATGGATATTCAGATATGGTATGCGATCTTCTCATCACTTACGGGGGCACTTATCGGGCTGTTCTCACATCTGGGGGAGATTCGCAGTGTTGAGCAGCTACGCTTGAGATTCCAGTTCTTCGCAAGTGCAATGCAGTTCAATCTGATGCCAGAGGAGCACCTGGATGCTGTGCGTGGCGGCCTCCGAAGCAAGTTTTATGATGCTATCAATCGCATCAAGCTGAGATATGGCTTTGGTCGACCGTATAGGAAGATTGAAGCTAACGAGGTGGAAGCTAAGAGGTTTGCGCTGATATGGAATGAGATTATTCAGACATTTAGAGAAGAGGACATCATTAGTGACAAGGAAGTTGAGGTTCTTGAGCTACCACCAGTTGTGTGGAAAATTCGTGTGGTGCGGTGGCCATGCTTCCTGCTAAATAATGAGCTGCTTCTTGCTCTTAGTCAGGCAAAAGCGCTAGTAGCTGATGACAGGGCACACTGGACAAGGATATGTAACAATGAGTACAGGCGATGTGCTGTCATTGAAGCTTATGACAGTATACGTCACTTACTGCTGGAGATCATTGAGGATAGAACTGATGAGCACATCATTTTCAATCAGCTGTTCTTTGCATTTGATGCTGCAATGGAGAATGGGAAATTTTGTGAAGAATATAAACTAGAACTGTTGCCTGAAATCCATTCATCTGTAATCACCTTAGTGGAACTGCtactgaaggagaagaaggatcagACCAAGATAGTAAATACCTTGCAGACTCTTTATGTCTTTGCAATTCATGATTTTCCaaagaacaaaaaggatatgGAACAGCTGAGGCAAGAGAGGCTAGCACCGTCAACACTAGAGGAATCCCGTCTCCTCTTTGAGGATGTCATAAAATGCCCAGGCAATGATGATGTTAGCTTCTACAAACAGGTGAGGCGCCTCCATACAATTCTCACCTCCAGGGATtctatgaacaatgtcccaaagaATCCCGAGGCTCGACGGCGTATAACTTTCTTCAGCAACTCTCTATTCATGAATATGCCTCGCGCTCCAACAGTTGAGAAGATGATGGCATTCAGTGTTTTAACCCCATACTACAATGAAGATGTGATGTACAACAAGGACCAACTTCGCCGTGAGAATGAAGATGGTGTCTCAATTTTGTTTTATCTCCAAAAGATATATGAAGATGATTGGGGAAACTTTTTAGAACGTATGCAGAGGGAGGGAATGACTGATGACAATGAAATTTGGGCTGGGAAATATCAGGAGCTCCGACTCTGGGCCTCGTATAGAGGACAGACCTTAGCACGGACTGTTAGGGGAATGATGTACTACCACAGGGCTCTCAagatgcttgcttttcttgatacTGCCTCCGAGGTAGACATCACGGAGGGGACAAAACATCTTGCATCCTTTGGTTCAATTAGGCATGAGAATGATGTGTATCCCATGAATGGTGGTTTCCGGCGACAGCCACAAAGGAGGTTGGACAGAGGAACCAGTACTGTAAGCCAATTGTTTAAAGGTCAGGAAGATGGTGCTGCTCTCATGAAGTACACCTACGTGGTCGCTTGCCAGATATATGGAAAGCAGAAAATTGCTAAAGATCAACGTGCTGAAGATATTTTAACTCTCATGAAGAAAAATGAGGCACTCCGTGTTGCTTATGTTGACGAGGTCCATCACCAAGGCTATACTCAATACTATTCTGTCTTGGTAAAGTTTGACCAGGGTTTACAGAAGGAGGTTGAGATATACCGGATTAGGTTACCAGGTGAACTGAAGCTTGGGGAAGGAAAACCTGAAAACCAGAACCATGCCATCATATTCACAAGAGGTGATGCAGTTCAGACAATTGACATGAACCAGGATAATTATTTTGAAGAGGCCCTCAAAATGCGTAACCTGTTAGAGCAGTACAACTATTATCACGGGAGCAGTAAACCAACACTTCTGGGAGTTCGGGAACATGTTTTCACTGGATCAGTCTCGTCACTTGCTTGGTTCATGTCTGCACAGGAGACAAGCTTTGTTACCCTTGGTCAGCGTGTCCTAGCTAATCCATTGAAAGTTCGGATGCATTATGGGCATCCTGATGTATTTGACCGCCTTTGGTTTTTGACTCGGGGTGGTATAAGTAAGGCATCAAGAGTGATCAATATCAGCGAGGACATCTTTGCTGGTTTCAACTGTACCTTACGTGGTGGCAATGTTAGTCACCATGAATATATTCAGGTTGGTAAGGGCCGTGATGTTGGCCTCAATCAGATATCAATGTTTGAAGCAAAGGTTTCCAGTGGCAACGGTGAGCAGACCCTTAGTAGGGATGTATACAGGCTTGGTCATAGACTGGATTTCTTTCGGATGCTCTCTGTGTTTTATACAACAGTAGGGTTCTACTTCAACACAATGCTGGTGGTCTTGACAGTTTACACATTTGTTTGGGGACGCCTGTATCTAGCTCTCAGTGGTCTTGAGGCTGGTATTCAGGGCAGTGCTAATTCAACAAACAACAAAGCCTTGGGTACTGTGCTTAATCAGCAGTTCATCATACAGCTTGGCTTCTTCACTGCCTTGCCAATGATTATAGAAAACTCTCTTGAACAAGGTTTCCTACCTGCTATCTGGGATTTTTTCACAATGCAAATGAATTTTTCATCTGTGTTCTACACATTTTCCATGGGAACTAAGAGCCATTACTATGGCCGGACAATCCTTCATGGTGGTGCAAAATACCGTGCTACTGGTCGTGGTTTCGTTGTGCAGCACAAGAGTTTTGCTGAAAATTACAGGCTGTATGCTAGGAGCCATTTCATAAAGGCAATAGAACTTGGAATAATATTGACTGTCTATGCTGCGCACAGTGTTATTGCCAAGAATACACTTGTTTACATAATCATGAATATATCTAGCTGGTTTCTGGTGGTATCATGGATTATGGCTCCATTTGCTTTTAATCCATCTGGTTTTGATTGGTTGAAAACAGTGTACGATTTTGATGATTTCATGAACTGGATATGGTATCCCGGTGGTCTCTTTTCTAAGCCTGAGCAGAGCTGGGAAGTGTGGTGGTATGAGGAGCAAGATCATCTACGGACCACTGGTCTTTGGGGAAAGATTTTGGAAATACTGTTAGATCTCAGGTACTTCTTTTTCCAGTTTGGGGTTGTATACCAGCTGAAGATAGCCAACAATAGCAGAAGTATTGCTGTCTATCTGCTTTCCTGGATATGTGTggctgtgatttttggtgtgttcGTCCTAATGTCCTATGCTCGAGACAAGTATGCCGCAAAGGAGCACCTTTACTACCGGGTTGTCCAAACTGCTGTCATCATTCTTGCAGTGCTAGTGCTGATATTGTTTCTGAAGTTCACGAGATTTGAAATCATTGACATCTTCACTAGTCTTTTGGCATTTATTCCTACTGGTTGGGGCTTGATTTCGATCGCTCAAGTAATTCGGCCATTCATTGAGTCCACTGTGGTGTGGAGCAGTATTATTTCTGTGGCTCGCTTGTATGAGATActgcttggagctttcattatgGCACCAGTTGCGTTGCTGTCCTGGTTGCCGGGATTTCAAGAAATGCAGACAAGGGTACTTTTCAATGAAGGTTTCAGCAGGGGCCTCCAGATATCCCGTATTCTTACTGGAAAAAAGACAAATACAGTTTGA